From Flavobacterium sp. 102, a single genomic window includes:
- a CDS encoding T9SS type A sorting domain-containing protein, giving the protein MKKIVSLFLFLFFIIASDAQVINFPDIRFKNYLLSGINTYDVNYNQIQIDQNGNGEIEVNEALLIYRMQPQCVVDCDNGGTINSLVGIEFFTNLRYLQISYSNIYSIDLTSLTSLEQLICSGNNISHINIAGLNNLNLLDCSQNNLTSIDFLNVNPLIQTISAQNNQLTSVNLNGLQNLEQIYIGYNNISSLTIANCPQLFSLWCNNNQISELEVNHLTELITLYCQDNLLTSIDVTHLTNLDNFFFSGNNLLTQIFMKNGSYQLIDYSIGLNNLNYVCADESEINQVQTIFNSNNYINYTVNSYCSFIPGGEYFVIQGNAILDNDSNGCNGSDALLPNLRINIADGENNGNFIANVTGQYSIPVQQGEHTLTPFIENPDYFNISPSSFQVSFPTQTSPVIQNFCITPNGIHQDLEVIIIPLLVARPGFDATYEIVYKNKGNMSQSGTVTLSFEDDLMDLVSSNPVFASQSFGLLSWDFNDLLPFETRSIDVKMNVNSPMEIPAVNIGDQLDFTATINPMTGDEYLSDNESSLKQIVVGSYDPNDKTCIEGSIVGPGMIGQYVHYVIRFENTGTFPAENVVVKDMIDLTKFDINTLIPINSSHSFVARINGNKVEFIFENIQLPFEDAINDGYIAFKIKTKPTLVLGDTFTNNASIYFDYNFPIVTNTASTVIQALGNQDLEFSNYFNLYPIPANDVLIIKAKRDIELKSISVYNILGQLVLALPNVQQVDTINVSNLNTGSYFIKLETDKGITSSKFVKK; this is encoded by the coding sequence ATGAAAAAAATTGTCTCACTATTTCTTTTTTTATTTTTTATAATAGCTTCAGACGCCCAAGTGATTAATTTTCCTGACATTCGTTTTAAAAACTATTTATTATCAGGAATTAATACTTACGACGTGAATTACAATCAAATCCAAATAGACCAAAATGGGAATGGTGAGATTGAAGTTAACGAAGCTCTTCTAATTTATAGGATGCAACCTCAATGTGTAGTTGATTGTGATAATGGAGGAACTATTAATTCTTTAGTTGGGATTGAGTTCTTTACTAACTTAAGATATTTGCAGATTTCCTACAGCAATATATACTCTATTGATTTAACAAGTCTCACTTCGCTGGAACAGTTAATTTGCTCAGGGAATAATATATCACATATTAATATTGCAGGGTTGAATAACCTTAATTTATTAGATTGCAGTCAAAATAATTTAACTTCTATTGATTTCCTTAATGTCAACCCTTTAATTCAAACTATTTCAGCTCAGAATAATCAGTTAACATCTGTAAATTTAAATGGGCTTCAAAATTTAGAGCAGATTTACATTGGATATAATAACATATCTTCATTAACTATTGCTAATTGTCCACAACTTTTTTCACTGTGGTGTAACAATAATCAAATTAGTGAACTTGAAGTCAATCATCTGACAGAATTGATTACACTATATTGCCAGGACAATTTATTAACCAGCATTGATGTGACGCACCTAACGAATCTTGATAATTTCTTCTTTTCAGGGAATAATTTATTGACTCAAATCTTTATGAAAAATGGGAGTTACCAACTTATAGATTATTCAATTGGGTTGAATAATCTAAATTATGTTTGTGCTGACGAGTCCGAAATAAATCAGGTTCAAACAATTTTTAATTCAAATAATTACATTAATTACACTGTTAATTCTTATTGCTCATTTATTCCCGGAGGTGAATATTTTGTCATTCAAGGGAATGCTATTTTAGATAATGATTCTAATGGTTGTAATGGTTCTGACGCTTTATTGCCAAATTTGAGAATTAATATTGCAGATGGTGAGAATAACGGAAACTTTATTGCAAATGTTACTGGCCAATATTCTATTCCTGTTCAACAAGGTGAGCATACCTTGACACCGTTTATTGAGAACCCAGACTATTTCAATATTTCACCATCAAGTTTTCAAGTAAGTTTTCCAACACAGACAAGTCCGGTTATTCAAAATTTTTGCATTACACCTAATGGTATCCACCAAGATTTAGAAGTTATCATCATACCATTGTTAGTTGCCCGACCGGGTTTTGACGCTACTTATGAAATTGTTTATAAAAATAAAGGGAATATGAGTCAATCCGGAACTGTGACCTTGTCTTTTGAAGATGATTTAATGGATTTGGTATCTTCAAATCCTGTTTTTGCCAGTCAAAGTTTTGGACTTTTATCTTGGGATTTTAATGATTTGTTGCCTTTTGAAACTAGAAGTATTGACGTTAAAATGAATGTCAATTCTCCGATGGAAATTCCTGCGGTTAATATAGGAGATCAACTTGATTTTACGGCAACAATAAATCCTATGACAGGCGATGAGTATTTATCGGACAATGAAAGTAGTCTTAAACAAATTGTTGTTGGTTCATACGACCCCAACGATAAAACTTGTATTGAAGGAAGTATTGTCGGTCCAGGAATGATAGGTCAGTATGTTCATTATGTAATCCGCTTTGAAAATACAGGTACATTTCCCGCTGAAAATGTTGTTGTAAAAGATATGATTGATTTAACGAAGTTTGATATCAATACATTGATTCCAATAAATAGTAGTCATTCTTTTGTAGCCAGAATTAACGGAAATAAAGTGGAATTTATTTTTGAAAATATTCAATTGCCTTTTGAGGATGCTATTAATGATGGTTATATTGCCTTTAAAATTAAAACTAAACCAACCTTAGTTTTAGGTGATACTTTTACCAATAACGCAAGCATTTATTTTGATTATAACTTTCCGATTGTAACCAATACAGCTTCAACAGTTATTCAAGCATTAGGGAATCAAGATTTAGAGTTTTCAAACTATTTTAACCTATACCCAATTCCGGCGAATGATGTTTTAATCATAAAAGCCAAAAGGGACATTGAATTAAAATCAATATCGGTATACAATATTTTAGGTCAATTGGTTTTGGCTCTTCCCAATGTTCAACAAGTTGATACAATTAATGTTTCAAATTTGAATACTGGAAGCTACTTTATTAAACTGGAAACAGATAAGGGAATTACAAGTAGTAAGTTTGTCAAAAAATAA
- a CDS encoding chorismate-binding protein, with the protein MTDLFIKVKTHQEQQLPFVLYAKPNSDKMIGLFQKNDHLYFLEDFAAKGFVFAPFDGDLIPYIPQKESDVYVERIVETDYLVTNNALPEIDETARIVFENLVKRGVEAINKGDFEKVVLSRKEEVLLRQFDLESVFKKLITFYPTAFKYCFFHPKIGMWMGATPEQFLKINQRALQTVALAGTQIATNAENVSWPEKEIEEQRLVSEFITTGLQDKVSEMTVSSPYSVKAGNLWHIKTDITATIKSKKAKAEIIKILHPTSAVCGLPKEPAKAFIIRNENYDREYYSGFLGELNIDFATFRTEQSDLFVNLRCMKIVGDTAQLFIGCGITKDSLPKDEFMETVNKSMTMRKVL; encoded by the coding sequence ATGACCGATTTATTCATCAAAGTCAAAACGCATCAAGAGCAGCAATTGCCTTTTGTGTTGTATGCGAAACCCAATTCGGATAAAATGATTGGTTTGTTCCAAAAAAATGACCATTTGTATTTTCTGGAAGATTTTGCGGCGAAGGGTTTTGTTTTTGCTCCTTTTGATGGCGATTTAATTCCGTATATTCCTCAAAAAGAATCGGATGTTTATGTAGAAAGGATTGTTGAAACGGATTATTTAGTAACCAATAATGCATTGCCGGAGATTGATGAAACAGCCAGAATAGTTTTTGAAAATTTGGTAAAAAGAGGCGTTGAAGCAATCAATAAAGGCGATTTTGAAAAAGTGGTTTTATCAAGAAAGGAAGAGGTGCTTTTGAGACAATTTGATTTAGAGTCCGTTTTCAAAAAGTTAATCACTTTTTATCCGACGGCTTTTAAGTATTGCTTTTTTCATCCGAAAATTGGCATGTGGATGGGCGCAACGCCGGAGCAATTTTTAAAGATCAATCAAAGAGCATTGCAAACGGTCGCTTTGGCCGGAACGCAAATTGCAACAAACGCAGAAAATGTGAGTTGGCCAGAAAAGGAAATTGAAGAACAACGTTTGGTTTCCGAATTCATTACTACCGGTTTGCAGGACAAAGTCAGCGAAATGACGGTTTCGAGTCCGTATTCAGTTAAAGCAGGAAATCTTTGGCACATAAAAACCGATATTACGGCAACGATAAAGTCTAAAAAAGCCAAAGCCGAAATCATTAAGATATTGCATCCAACATCGGCAGTTTGCGGTTTGCCGAAGGAACCTGCCAAAGCATTTATTATTAGGAATGAAAACTACGATAGAGAATATTATTCCGGATTTTTAGGCGAATTGAATATCGATTTTGCTACATTTCGTACAGAACAATCCGATTTGTTTGTCAATTTGCGTTGTATGAAAATAGTGGGTGATACGGCCCAACTTTTTATCGGTTGTGGCATCACCAAAGACAGTCTTCCAAAGGATGAGTTCATGGAAACGGTTAATAAATCGATGACGATGAGAAAGGTTTTGTAA
- the purL gene encoding phosphoribosylformylglycinamidine synthase, which produces MHLQQQHKNTMIHFFGNESSTVFAVQAQNELSAETISKLNWLFDNAHKIEKSVLTDFFVGPRAAMVTPWSTNAVEITQNMGIEGIIRIEEFEKVSSDFTDFDPMLSQKYSELTQDIFSINIQPEPILDIEDIAAYNKQEGLALSSEEVDYLNGVALKIGRKLTDSEVFGFSQANSEHCRHKIFNGTFVIDGQEKEISLFKLIKKTSAENPNDIVSAYKDNVAFVKGPRVTQFAPKSADKPDFYETKEFDSVISLKAETHNFPTTVEPFNGAATGSGGEIRDRLAGGQGSLPLAGTAVYMTAYSRLNSDRNWEKGMTERQWLYQTPMDILIKASNGASDFGNKFGQPLITGSILTFEHEEENRKLGYDKVIMQAGGIGYGKLDQSIKKKPTAGDKIVILGGENYRIGMGGAAVSSADTGAFGSGIELNAIQRSNPEMQKRAANAIRGLVESDNNPIVSIHDHGAGGHLNCLSELVEETGGLIDLDKLPVGDPTLSAKEIIGNESQERMGLVIGQKDIDTLQRIADRERSPMYQVGDVTNNQRFTFESKTTGAKPMDFALEDMFGSSPKTIMADKTINRNYTDLEYTQNNIPTYLEQVLRLEAVACKDWLTNKVDRCVGGKVAKQQCAGPLQLPLNNVGVMALDFNGKEGIATSIGHAPISALINPSAGSRNAIAEALSNIVFAPLKENLKSVSLSANWMWACKNEGEDARLYEAVQACSDFAIELGINIPTGKDSLSMKQKYPNDEVIAPGTVIISAAGNCSNITKVVEPVLQRNGGSIYYINLSQDDFKLGGSSFAQVLNKIGNNTSTIKDAAFFKKAFNIIQDLVKDRQILAGHDIGSGGLITTLLEMCFADNNLGAKIDFSAFAEKDLVKILFAENIGLVLQAKDDSTFEKALNGIEFFKIGEVTTKATLDFGHLTFDIPTLRDIWFETSYLLDQKQSKNNKAKERFDNYKNQTLQYTFPAHFTGKKPVISSAVERPKAAIIREKGSNSEREMANAMYLAGFDVKDVHMTDLISGRENLEDIQFIGAVGGFSNSDVLGSAKGWAGAFLYNEKANTALKNFLKREDTLSVGICNGCQLFMELEVINPEHEIHGKMKHNDSHKHESIFTSVKVQENHSVMLKTLAGSTLGVWVSHGEGKFHLPYEESQYNIVAKYAYEGYPANPNGSDYNTAMLCDKTGRHLVMMPHIERSTFPWNWAHYPKDKKDEVSPWIEAFVNAREWIQKQ; this is translated from the coding sequence TTGCACCTACAACAACAACACAAAAACACAATGATTCATTTTTTCGGAAACGAAAGTTCAACTGTATTTGCCGTGCAAGCGCAAAACGAACTTTCGGCAGAAACTATCTCAAAATTAAACTGGCTTTTTGACAACGCACATAAAATAGAAAAATCCGTCCTGACGGATTTTTTTGTTGGTCCACGTGCCGCCATGGTAACCCCTTGGAGTACCAATGCTGTTGAAATTACTCAAAACATGGGAATCGAAGGTATTATCAGAATAGAGGAATTCGAAAAAGTTTCATCTGATTTTACCGATTTCGACCCAATGCTTTCGCAAAAATACAGCGAGCTCACTCAAGACATTTTCTCTATCAATATTCAGCCTGAGCCAATCTTAGACATTGAAGATATTGCCGCTTACAACAAACAAGAAGGTTTGGCCTTAAGTTCAGAAGAAGTCGATTATTTGAATGGTGTTGCCTTAAAAATTGGTCGCAAACTAACCGATTCAGAAGTGTTTGGTTTTTCTCAAGCCAATTCAGAACACTGTCGTCACAAAATCTTCAACGGCACTTTTGTGATTGACGGTCAAGAAAAAGAAATTTCTTTGTTCAAACTCATCAAAAAAACATCCGCCGAAAATCCAAACGATATCGTTTCGGCCTATAAAGATAATGTGGCTTTTGTCAAAGGGCCAAGAGTTACCCAATTCGCACCAAAAAGTGCAGACAAACCTGATTTTTACGAAACCAAAGAATTTGATTCCGTCATTTCCTTAAAAGCAGAAACGCACAATTTCCCAACAACCGTTGAGCCTTTTAACGGTGCTGCAACCGGTTCGGGTGGAGAAATTCGTGACCGTTTAGCCGGTGGACAAGGTTCGTTACCGTTAGCCGGAACAGCTGTTTACATGACCGCTTATTCTCGTTTGAATTCTGATAGAAACTGGGAAAAAGGCATGACCGAGCGACAATGGTTGTACCAAACTCCGATGGATATTTTAATCAAAGCGTCGAATGGTGCTTCTGATTTCGGAAATAAATTCGGACAACCTTTGATTACCGGTTCTATTTTGACTTTCGAACACGAAGAAGAAAATCGTAAACTAGGTTACGACAAAGTAATCATGCAAGCCGGTGGCATTGGGTACGGAAAATTAGACCAATCCATTAAAAAGAAACCGACAGCCGGAGATAAAATCGTAATCCTTGGTGGTGAAAATTATAGAATCGGAATGGGTGGCGCAGCAGTTTCTTCTGCAGATACCGGAGCTTTTGGCTCGGGAATTGAGTTAAATGCCATTCAACGTTCGAATCCTGAAATGCAAAAACGCGCGGCCAACGCTATTCGTGGTTTAGTGGAAAGTGATAACAATCCCATCGTTTCTATTCATGATCACGGCGCAGGCGGCCATTTGAATTGTCTTTCCGAATTGGTAGAAGAAACTGGTGGTTTGATTGATTTAGACAAATTACCTGTGGGTGATCCAACGCTTTCTGCCAAAGAAATCATTGGTAACGAATCTCAGGAAAGAATGGGCTTAGTCATTGGCCAAAAAGACATCGACACTTTACAAAGAATTGCAGACAGAGAACGTTCTCCGATGTACCAAGTGGGCGATGTTACCAATAACCAAAGATTTACATTTGAAAGCAAAACTACCGGTGCCAAACCAATGGATTTCGCTTTAGAAGACATGTTCGGTAGTTCGCCAAAGACGATTATGGCGGACAAAACCATTAACAGAAATTATACAGATTTAGAGTATACTCAAAACAATATTCCAACCTATCTAGAGCAAGTGCTTCGCTTGGAAGCCGTAGCTTGTAAAGATTGGTTGACCAATAAAGTCGACCGTTGTGTTGGCGGAAAAGTAGCCAAACAACAATGCGCCGGACCTTTACAATTGCCTTTGAATAACGTTGGCGTAATGGCTTTAGATTTTAACGGAAAAGAAGGAATTGCGACTTCTATTGGTCACGCTCCTATTTCTGCTTTGATTAATCCTTCTGCCGGAAGTAGAAATGCGATTGCCGAAGCTTTATCGAATATTGTTTTTGCTCCGTTAAAAGAAAATTTAAAAAGCGTTTCCTTGTCAGCCAACTGGATGTGGGCTTGTAAAAACGAAGGAGAAGATGCCCGTTTGTACGAAGCAGTTCAGGCTTGTTCTGATTTTGCCATCGAATTAGGCATCAACATTCCAACCGGAAAAGATTCACTTTCGATGAAACAAAAATACCCGAATGACGAAGTGATCGCACCGGGAACGGTAATCATATCGGCAGCCGGAAATTGTTCCAATATTACTAAAGTGGTTGAGCCTGTTTTACAAAGAAATGGTGGTTCTATTTATTATATCAATTTGTCACAAGATGATTTCAAACTAGGCGGAAGTTCCTTTGCTCAAGTGTTGAATAAAATAGGAAACAATACATCAACAATAAAAGACGCAGCTTTCTTCAAAAAAGCATTCAACATTATTCAGGATTTAGTCAAAGACCGACAAATTCTAGCCGGTCACGACATTGGAAGTGGTGGCTTGATTACCACTTTATTGGAAATGTGTTTCGCTGATAACAATTTAGGAGCTAAAATCGATTTCAGTGCATTTGCAGAAAAAGATTTAGTAAAGATTTTATTTGCAGAAAATATTGGATTAGTACTTCAAGCGAAAGATGACTCAACATTTGAAAAAGCCTTAAACGGAATTGAGTTCTTTAAAATAGGTGAAGTTACTACTAAAGCTACTTTAGACTTTGGACATTTGACTTTCGACATTCCGACTTTAAGAGATATTTGGTTCGAAACTTCGTATTTGTTAGACCAAAAACAATCCAAAAACAACAAAGCCAAAGAGCGCTTTGACAATTATAAAAACCAGACGTTACAATATACATTTCCTGCGCACTTTACTGGTAAAAAACCTGTCATCTCGAGCGCAGTCGAGAGACCAAAAGCTGCTATCATCCGTGAAAAAGGAAGTAATTCAGAGCGCGAAATGGCCAACGCCATGTACTTGGCAGGTTTTGATGTCAAAGACGTTCACATGACCGATTTGATTTCGGGACGCGAAAATTTAGAAGATATTCAGTTCATTGGAGCTGTTGGTGGTTTCTCTAATTCAGATGTTTTAGGTTCTGCTAAAGGTTGGGCCGGAGCTTTTTTATACAATGAAAAAGCCAATACCGCTTTAAAGAACTTCTTAAAACGTGAAGATACTTTATCTGTTGGAATCTGTAATGGTTGTCAATTGTTTATGGAATTGGAAGTCATTAATCCGGAACACGAAATTCACGGTAAAATGAAACACAATGACTCACACAAACACGAAAGTATATTCACTTCAGTAAAAGTACAAGAAAACCATTCGGTAATGCTAAAAACTTTAGCCGGAAGTACATTAGGGGTTTGGGTATCGCATGGTGAAGGAAAATTCCATTTGCCATACGAAGAAAGTCAATATAATATAGTAGCCAAATATGCTTACGAAGGTTATCCTGCTAATCCAAACGGTTCTGATTACAATACAGCGATGCTTTGTGATAAAACCGGAAGACATTTGGTCATGATGCCACACATTGAGCGTTCTACATTCCCTTGGAATTGGGCACATTATCCAAAGGATAAAAAAGACGAAGTTTCTCCATGGATTGAAGCCTTTGTCAATGCCAGAGAATGGATTCAAAAACAATAA
- the bshB1 gene encoding bacillithiol biosynthesis deacetylase BshB1 yields the protein MKLDILAFGAHPDDVELGCSGTIAKEVSLGKKIGIIDLTRGELGTRGSVEIRNKESKLAAEILGISVRENLDMRDGFFVNDEAHQMEIIKRIRKYKPEIVICNAIEDRHIDHGKGSKLVSDACFLSGLRRIETTHEGVEQEAWRPKVVYHYIQWKNIEPDFVVDISAFIDKKEAAILAYSSQFYSENSNEPVTPIATKNFLESIHYRSQDFGRLVGVEYAEGFTVERYLAVNSLSDLI from the coding sequence ATGAAATTAGATATACTGGCTTTCGGAGCACATCCGGATGATGTGGAATTGGGTTGCAGCGGCACGATTGCCAAAGAAGTTTCTTTAGGGAAAAAGATAGGCATCATCGATTTAACTCGTGGTGAACTTGGAACTCGTGGTTCGGTTGAAATCAGAAATAAGGAATCCAAATTGGCGGCCGAAATTTTAGGGATTTCTGTTCGTGAAAACTTGGACATGCGCGATGGGTTTTTTGTCAATGATGAAGCACACCAAATGGAAATCATCAAACGCATCAGAAAATACAAACCCGAAATAGTGATTTGTAACGCTATTGAAGACCGACACATTGATCATGGAAAAGGAAGCAAATTAGTTTCGGATGCTTGTTTTTTATCGGGATTAAGAAGAATTGAAACTACCCATGAAGGTGTTGAACAAGAAGCATGGCGACCAAAAGTAGTTTACCATTATATCCAATGGAAAAATATCGAACCCGATTTTGTCGTAGACATTTCGGCTTTTATTGATAAAAAGGAAGCGGCTATTTTGGCTTACAGCTCACAGTTTTATTCTGAAAATTCTAATGAACCGGTAACGCCGATTGCGACGAAAAACTTTCTAGAAAGCATTCATTATCGCTCTCAGGACTTTGGAAGATTGGTTGGCGTAGAATATGCCGAAGGTTTTACAGTCGAAAGGTATTTGGCAGTCAATAGCTTATCAGATTTGATTTAA
- a CDS encoding DUF4294 domain-containing protein, with translation MKKLLLFVFILLMVSMANAQISTDSIQKKETVTDENDTIVKDPILLEEVVVYKNKLTPAEKKEFLLLQNRVYKVYPFAKAAAERLTVLNKNMDKLKTNKEKKKYFKIVEDYMENEFTGQLKKLSRKQGQILVKLIHRQTGYTTFELIKDYKSGWKAFWSNNTARLFDINLKTKYQPYEVNEDFLIESILDRAFTRGRLMPQKSATPVDIDELTDYWEKKALKK, from the coding sequence ATGAAGAAGTTACTTTTGTTCGTTTTTATATTATTAATGGTTTCAATGGCGAATGCCCAAATCTCAACAGATTCCATTCAAAAAAAAGAAACAGTAACCGATGAAAACGACACCATTGTCAAAGATCCTATTCTTTTAGAAGAAGTCGTTGTCTATAAAAACAAGCTAACTCCCGCCGAGAAAAAAGAATTCCTGTTACTTCAAAACAGAGTCTATAAAGTATATCCATTCGCCAAAGCTGCCGCAGAACGGTTGACAGTTCTAAATAAGAATATGGACAAACTCAAAACCAACAAAGAGAAAAAGAAGTATTTCAAGATAGTCGAAGACTACATGGAAAATGAATTCACCGGACAATTAAAGAAGCTTTCCCGTAAACAAGGTCAGATTTTGGTCAAACTCATTCACCGCCAAACCGGCTACACCACATTCGAACTCATCAAAGATTACAAAAGCGGCTGGAAAGCTTTCTGGTCCAACAACACCGCCCGACTATTTGACATCAACCTCAAAACAAAATACCAACCCTACGAGGTCAACGAAGATTTTTTAATAGAATCCATCCTCGATAGAGCTTTCACCAGAGGCAGACTCATGCCTCAAAAATCCGCAACTCCTGTTGATATAGATGAACTTACAGACTATTGGGAGAAAAAAGCTTTGAAAAAATAG
- a CDS encoding M42 family metallopeptidase: MTTKSILTKSSLTFLENYLNNASPTGYESGGQKLWMDYLRPYVDTFITDTYGSAVGIINPDAPYKVVIEGHSDEISWYVNYITDNGLIYVIRNGGSDHQIAPSKRVNIHTSKGIVKGVFGWPAIHTRNRGKEESATLHNIFIDCGCSTKKEVEELGVHVGCVITYPDEFMILNGNKFVCRAIDNRMGGFMIAEVARLLKENKKKLPFGLYITNSVQEEVGLRGAEMITKTINPNVAIVTDVCHDTSTPMIDKKIEGDLEMGKGPVIAYAPAVHNTLRDLIVNTAEDKKIPFQRHATSRVTGTDTDAFAYSNGGVPSALISLPLRYMHTTVEMVHREDVENVIKLIYESLLKIENNDSFSYFK; this comes from the coding sequence ATGACAACAAAATCTATACTTACCAAATCATCGCTTACGTTTTTAGAAAACTATTTGAATAATGCTTCTCCGACCGGTTATGAATCGGGTGGACAGAAACTTTGGATGGATTATTTGAGACCTTATGTTGATACTTTTATTACCGATACTTATGGTTCTGCGGTTGGAATTATTAATCCGGATGCTCCATATAAAGTAGTTATTGAAGGTCATTCGGATGAGATTTCTTGGTATGTTAATTATATTACTGACAACGGTCTTATCTATGTAATTAGGAATGGTGGCTCGGATCATCAGATTGCGCCTTCTAAAAGAGTGAACATTCATACTAGTAAAGGAATTGTAAAAGGTGTTTTTGGTTGGCCTGCGATACATACGAGAAATCGCGGTAAGGAAGAATCGGCAACACTACACAATATCTTTATTGATTGTGGTTGTTCTACTAAGAAAGAAGTAGAAGAATTGGGTGTTCATGTGGGTTGTGTGATTACTTATCCGGATGAGTTTATGATTTTGAACGGTAATAAGTTTGTTTGTCGTGCTATTGACAATAGAATGGGCGGTTTTATGATAGCTGAAGTTGCTCGTTTATTGAAAGAAAATAAGAAGAAGTTGCCTTTTGGCTTGTATATTACTAATTCTGTTCAGGAGGAAGTTGGTTTGCGTGGTGCCGAAATGATTACCAAAACGATTAATCCTAATGTTGCCATAGTAACTGATGTTTGCCATGACACCAGTACACCGATGATTGATAAGAAAATAGAGGGCGATTTGGAGATGGGTAAAGGACCGGTTATAGCTTATGCTCCGGCGGTTCACAATACTTTAAGAGATTTGATTGTTAATACCGCTGAAGACAAAAAGATTCCTTTTCAGCGTCATGCGACTTCGAGAGTAACCGGGACGGATACTGATGCTTTTGCTTATAGTAATGGTGGTGTTCCTTCGGCATTGATTTCGTTGCCGTTGCGTTATATGCACACTACTGTGGAAATGGTACACCGAGAAGATGTAGAAAATGTTATTAAACTGATTTATGAAAGTTTGTTGAAGATAGAGAACAATGATTCATTTTCTTATTTTAAATAA
- a CDS encoding PaaI family thioesterase produces the protein MSFDKEKILQLCNEWCNNTLMQTLEIEYIDAGEGFLTAKMPVNSRVHQPMGLLHGGATVALAESVGSAASLMFINTDKQEVRGIEISANHLKSKREGMVYCTARIIHQGRSIHLWEIKITDENDKLISLCKLTNMILPRR, from the coding sequence ATGTCATTTGATAAAGAAAAAATACTCCAATTATGCAACGAATGGTGTAACAACACTTTGATGCAAACCTTAGAAATAGAATATATTGATGCCGGAGAAGGTTTTTTAACCGCCAAAATGCCTGTTAATTCAAGAGTGCATCAGCCTATGGGATTATTACACGGTGGTGCAACGGTTGCTCTGGCAGAAAGTGTTGGAAGTGCGGCTTCGTTAATGTTCATCAATACAGATAAACAAGAAGTGCGCGGAATTGAAATTTCTGCCAATCATTTAAAAAGCAAGCGCGAAGGTATGGTCTATTGTACTGCCAGAATTATTCACCAAGGCAGAAGCATTCATCTTTGGGAAATAAAAATCACCGATGAGAACGACAAACTTATTTCGCTTTGTAAACTAACCAACATGATTTTACCAAGAAGATAA
- a CDS encoding porin family protein has product MKKVIMVIAMITLSTTGAFAQTEEKTTDNRAKLSLGIKGGVNLSNVYDSEGEDFVADSKVGFAVGGFLSLPLGSYFGIQPEVLFSQKGFKSSGSFLGSSYEMTRTTNFIDVPIMVSFKPIENISILFGPQFSYLLKQTDDFEGGSISATQEEEFSNDNIRKNIFGLTGGVDFNLDHLVFGVRAGWDVKNNNGDGSSDTPRYKNMWYQATLGYRF; this is encoded by the coding sequence ATGAAAAAAGTAATTATGGTAATCGCAATGATTACGCTATCAACCACGGGTGCTTTTGCACAAACAGAAGAGAAGACAACAGATAATCGCGCTAAATTATCCTTAGGGATAAAAGGAGGTGTAAATCTCTCCAATGTTTATGACTCAGAAGGAGAAGATTTTGTTGCAGATTCTAAAGTAGGATTTGCTGTTGGTGGTTTTCTTTCTCTTCCACTTGGAAGTTATTTTGGGATTCAGCCAGAGGTTTTATTTTCGCAAAAAGGATTCAAGTCCTCAGGGTCATTTCTTGGGAGTAGTTATGAAATGACGAGAACGACTAACTTTATTGACGTGCCAATTATGGTTAGTTTTAAACCTATAGAGAATATTTCCATTTTGTTTGGACCGCAGTTTTCTTATTTGTTAAAACAAACGGATGATTTTGAAGGCGGAAGTATTTCAGCTACACAAGAAGAGGAATTCAGTAATGACAATATTCGAAAAAATATTTTTGGTTTAACCGGTGGTGTGGATTTTAATTTAGATCATTTGGTTTTTGGTGTGAGAGCTGGTTGGGATGTTAAGAACAATAATGGAGACGGGTCTTCAGATACGCCACGTTATAAAAACATGTGGTATCAAGCGACTCTTGGTTACAGGTTTTAG